From the Chryseobacterium sp. G0201 genome, the window AGTAATATTCATTTTTGTCTTTTTAAATTAATATATCTTAAACCCAACTATGCCCTTGCCTTTCAACCAATGCAATACTCTCTTGTGGCCCCCAACCTCCGGCTTCATAGTTTGGAAAAGATGCTTTACCATCCTGCCAGGCTTCCTGAATCGTTTTTACAACATCCCAGGCTTCTTCCACCTGATCCGAACGCATAAATAATGTAAGGTCACCCAAAAGTGCATCCAACAACAGTGTTTCGTAAGCTTCCGGAGTATCTTCCTGACAAGCAAAATTATCAAAGATCATTTCAACAGGCTTTAAAACCAATGAAAGTCCCGGTTTTTTTGCCATAAACTGCAATCTGATATCCATCAACGGCTGAATATTAATAATCAATCTGTTAGCCGATAAATGTTGTGAACTTTCTGAAAAAGTTGAATGTGGAAGCGGCTTAAACTGAACCGTAATATAAGAATGCTTTTCTTTCATTTTCTTTCCGGTGCGAACGTAGAAAGGAACGTCCTGCCATCTTTCGTTGTCCAGATAGAATTTTACTGCTGCGAAAGTTTCTGTATTAGAATCTTCTGCAATTCCATCCTCCTGACGATAGCCTTTAGCCTGTACGCCGTTTACAACGCCTTTTCCGTACTGACCTCTTACTGCGTAATGATCAACCTGGTCTTCTGAAATTCTGCGAATTGATTTCAATACATCAACTTTACGATCTCTGATCTCGCCTGATTCCAATGAAGCCGGCGGTTCCATCGCAACCATACAAAGAATCTGTAACAGGTGATTTTGAATCATATCTCTCAACGCCCCGGTCTGCTCGTAGAAACTTCCTCTTGTTTCAACGCCAACCTCTTCAGCAACGGTAATTTGTACTGATTCTATATGTTTGTGATCCCATAAAGGTTCAAAAATAGAATTTCCAAATCTGAACGCCAATATATTCTGTACCGTTTCTTTTCCTAAATAATGATCGATACGGTAAATCTGTTCTTCTTCAAAAGTCTCAGCCAGCAAACTGTTCAGTTCTATCGCTGATTGTTTATCATGACCAAAAGGTTTTTCGATAATAATTCTATCTCTTTTAGGATCAGAAGCTAATGATGTATTTTTGATATGATTGGAAATGGTGGAAACAAAATTGGGCCCGATCGATAAATAAAACAACCTGTTCCCTCTTGTTCCGTAAACGGTATCCAATTCTTTTAATTTCTGATGAAGATTCTTATAAGAACTTTCCTCATCCAATTGATGCTGAAAATAGGTAATATGAGCCTGAAAACCTGCCCAATCTTCTGAAGTTATCTTTTTTCTTGAGAAATTTTCAAGATTTTCTTTAATGTAATTTTTAAAATATTCATTGGTATTATCCGCTCGTCCGAGTGCTACAATATTAAAACCTTTAGGCATTCTGCCATCGATATATAAATTATAAAACGCCGGAAAAAGTTTTCTTTTTGCCAAATCTCCTGTAGCCCCAAAAATGATAATTGTAGTTGGGTGCAAGGCCTTATTTTCAGTCATTTTTCCGAATTTTAATGAGTTGCAGTTTGCCATAAAGTGTGGAAGATACCTTCTCTGTCTGTACGCTGATACGTATGAGCTCCAAAATAATCACGCTGAGCCTGAATTAAATTAACAGGAAGAGATTCCGTTGTATAGGCATCAAAATATACTAAAGCAGTCTGAATTCCTAAGCTTGAAACTCCGTTTAAAGCAGCAAACGCAGCCGTTTTTCTTAATGAATTGATTTTATGTTTAACGATAACAGAAATATCCTGATCCAGTAAAATATTAGATAAATTAGAATCTTTAGTATACGCTACATAAAACTTTTCAAGTAAAACTGAACGAATGATACAGCCTCCTCTCCAGATTTTCACAACGTCTTTTAATGGAATTTCAAATTGATATTCTTCAGAAGCTTTTACCAATAAAGCCAAACCTTGCGCATAGCTGATCAATGTTGCTAAATACAAAGCATCTCCAACTTCTTTGATAAATAATTCTGTATTTTCCGGACTTGTAATTTCGTTTTTAGCATATAATTGAGAAGCCTGAACTCTCTCTTCTTTATACGCCGATAAAATTCTTGAAGTCACAGCAATATCAATAGTTGGGATAGAAACCCCGATTTCCATTGCCTGCTCGGAAGTCCATTTTCCGGTTCCTTTTGCTCCGGCTTTATCTAAGATCTGGTCAACAAGATAACCGTCTGTCAAATCATCCTTTTGTTGGAAAATATCTCTGGTGATCTCGATCAGGAACGAATTCATTTCGCCATTATTCCATTCTTTGAAAACTTGGTAAAGCTGATCGTTATTTAGTTTCGCTCCTCTTTTTAGTAAATCGTAAGCTTCGCTGATGAGCTGCATGATAGCATATTCAATTCCGTTGTGTACCATTTTTACATAGTTTCCGGCAGAACCTTTTCCCATGTAAGCTGTACACGCTTCGCTATCAACTTTTGCAGAAATTGCTTCCAACATAGGCTGAAGCAGATTGAAAGCTTCCAAATCTCCACCAGGCATTATACTCGGGCCTGTTCTGGCACCTTTTTCACCTCCGGAAACTCCCATTCCCATAAAATGAAGGTTTTTTGAAGCTAGATCGGCAACACGTCTGTTTGTATCTTTGAAATAAGAATTACCAGCATCAATAACAATATCTCCTTTGCTTAAAAGTGGTGTAATATTTTCCAGAACTGCATCTACAGGTTTTCCCGCAGGAACCATAAGAATAATTTTCCTCGGCGCTTCTAATGCAGACACGAAATCCTCTAAAGTAGCTGTACCTTTCACCTTCATTTCCGAAGTGGCACCGTCCTGTAATTCTTTTACTTTTTCTGCGTCAAGATCAAATCCTGCGATCGAAAAGCCATTATCAGCAATGTTATAAAGAAGATTCCTCCCCATCACTCCGAGACCGATCATCCCGTAATTATATTTATCCATTTTTATTGATATTTATATGAATTCTATTTTACGGAGTATAAAATTACGGAAATGCTAATTAGTAAAAAAATAAATGGCTAAAAAAATACTTCAAGATCGTAATAGAAAGGTTGTTACATGTAGTAAAAATACTCTTTAACAAAACACAAAACACACGCAATCAATGAATTAATATATGTTTAATTTTAATCACAGAACGATTTTTTATAATAACAATGATTGTCACTTTTTGATTGAAAAATATGATAAGCTAAGTTTTAATTTACTTTCTTCAAATTCAGTCACCAAGTCTTGAAAGACTTTAAAAATATTTCAAATTTAGATATTATAACTGCTTCTTGTAGAACATGACAGCAAGAATATAAATAAGCTTTTCCATGTTTCCTTATTATAATTGTATTTATTTTTCTTTAAAATTAATCAAAAATACCATCCGAATTATCTGAAAATTTTCTGTGCAAATTGATAAAGACATCTTCTCCAAGTCAGCCATTCGTGGTAAGTTTGGGGAGATTTGTATTGAGAATAAGAATATTTATTTTGATTTAAATAATTAATTATGGCTTCATTATATTCAAAAAATCTTGCGTCCTCTTTTTCTCCAATTCCGATGAAGAAGAAAGGTTTTTGTTTTGATTTTAATAACTTACTGATAGGAAGCTCTTTAAAAGGCTGATCTTCTGTCCCTTCATAAATAACAGGGCTAAAAGAACCAATTGCTGAAAATAACTCCGGATGATTTGCTCCGATCAGCATCGCCTGATAACTCCCGCGGGAGAGTCCTGCAATGGCTTTTTTACCGTCAGTCTTGTATTTTTTTTCGATGTACGGAATTAATTCCTGAACAACGATCTTATCTAAATTTTTAGTTGAAATTACCGTTCTGGGATAATTGTCAGGCATTTTTTCTTGTTCAGGGTTCAATGCAACGCCGTAATCCATCACGACAATCATTTCTTTCGCCTTTTTTTCAGCAAAAAGATTGTCGAGAATATTTCTGATGTAACCTTGCTTTTCCCAACCCGTAATATCTTCACCCGTTCCGTGATAAAGGTATAAGACCGGAAATTTTTTAGTTCTGTAATTAGGAGGAAGATACACTTTGAAATTTCGTTTTCCTTTGGTAATCTCAGAATTGAAAGAGTCATTAACAATTTTTCCGTGCTTTACATTTTTCTCGAAGAAAAAATCTTCACCGGACGGAATTTCGATTCCGCTTGTCGGCTGGCCGTAACCAAAGTAAAGATTTGTATTTGGATCATTGGTTCGCTTGCCATCTACATTGAACCAATAATAATGAAAACCAATATCCATCGGTGAAGTGGAGACATTCCAAAAGCCTTCTTTGTCTTTGGCTGTAACAGATTTTAAATTTTGCATGCCGTCTCCTCCCTCTAAAACAACAGATTTTGCATCCGGAAAATAAACTTTAAACTGAGTTTGATTTTCAGCATTAATTTTCGGAAAATCTTTTCCTTCCAATACTGTTACAGAAGTTTTATAATTCTGGGAAAACATCGTAATTGAACAAAAGCCTAGAATAGAAGTTATTATCTTTAAATTTTGCATTTATTTTGTTTTAAAGTAGTAGAAAGTCGTGTAATTTATGAATTTAAACTTAAAAAAGACCATAAATAGGACTATTCATATAAGAAAATACCTCAAAAAGTATCTAGCTTTCTGAGGCAGTTTATTAATATTCTTTTTGATATTTAATAAAGATCAATAGTCGAATTGTAGTACTTTTAATAATTCAGTCTGTTGCATCACTTCATTTTTACTGTTGATCAGATT encodes:
- the zwf gene encoding glucose-6-phosphate dehydrogenase; this translates as MTENKALHPTTIIIFGATGDLAKRKLFPAFYNLYIDGRMPKGFNIVALGRADNTNEYFKNYIKENLENFSRKKITSEDWAGFQAHITYFQHQLDEESSYKNLHQKLKELDTVYGTRGNRLFYLSIGPNFVSTISNHIKNTSLASDPKRDRIIIEKPFGHDKQSAIELNSLLAETFEEEQIYRIDHYLGKETVQNILAFRFGNSIFEPLWDHKHIESVQITVAEEVGVETRGSFYEQTGALRDMIQNHLLQILCMVAMEPPASLESGEIRDRKVDVLKSIRRISEDQVDHYAVRGQYGKGVVNGVQAKGYRQEDGIAEDSNTETFAAVKFYLDNERWQDVPFYVRTGKKMKEKHSYITVQFKPLPHSTFSESSQHLSANRLIINIQPLMDIRLQFMAKKPGLSLVLKPVEMIFDNFACQEDTPEAYETLLLDALLGDLTLFMRSDQVEEAWDVVKTIQEAWQDGKASFPNYEAGGWGPQESIALVERQGHSWV
- a CDS encoding alpha/beta hydrolase-fold protein codes for the protein MQNLKIITSILGFCSITMFSQNYKTSVTVLEGKDFPKINAENQTQFKVYFPDAKSVVLEGGDGMQNLKSVTAKDKEGFWNVSTSPMDIGFHYYWFNVDGKRTNDPNTNLYFGYGQPTSGIEIPSGEDFFFEKNVKHGKIVNDSFNSEITKGKRNFKVYLPPNYRTKKFPVLYLYHGTGEDITGWEKQGYIRNILDNLFAEKKAKEMIVVMDYGVALNPEQEKMPDNYPRTVISTKNLDKIVVQELIPYIEKKYKTDGKKAIAGLSRGSYQAMLIGANHPELFSAIGSFSPVIYEGTEDQPFKELPISKLLKSKQKPFFFIGIGEKEDARFFEYNEAIINYLNQNKYSYSQYKSPQTYHEWLTWRRCLYQFAQKIFR
- the gndA gene encoding NADP-dependent phosphogluconate dehydrogenase, with protein sequence MDKYNYGMIGLGVMGRNLLYNIADNGFSIAGFDLDAEKVKELQDGATSEMKVKGTATLEDFVSALEAPRKIILMVPAGKPVDAVLENITPLLSKGDIVIDAGNSYFKDTNRRVADLASKNLHFMGMGVSGGEKGARTGPSIMPGGDLEAFNLLQPMLEAISAKVDSEACTAYMGKGSAGNYVKMVHNGIEYAIMQLISEAYDLLKRGAKLNNDQLYQVFKEWNNGEMNSFLIEITRDIFQQKDDLTDGYLVDQILDKAGAKGTGKWTSEQAMEIGVSIPTIDIAVTSRILSAYKEERVQASQLYAKNEITSPENTELFIKEVGDALYLATLISYAQGLALLVKASEEYQFEIPLKDVVKIWRGGCIIRSVLLEKFYVAYTKDSNLSNILLDQDISVIVKHKINSLRKTAAFAALNGVSSLGIQTALVYFDAYTTESLPVNLIQAQRDYFGAHTYQRTDREGIFHTLWQTATH